A genomic region of Azoarcus sp. KH32C contains the following coding sequences:
- a CDS encoding KamA family radical SAM protein yields the protein MLKKVVISPRQLLTRAELEAYDPSSEPWQKQFARRYSHHSQLKDILDNMEDVNETVYEKFAVSVTPYMAQLMDPHDPNCPIRLQYLPSRHEEQKAGFDTMLDELGEEGDTVPGTSVVHRYPRRVLFLVSNTCSTLCRFCTRKRMVSQPTGSVHKDEIERSIDYIASNKDIDDVLLSGGDPLTFDDERLDYILGAIRERAPHVRFLRIGSRMVVQLPTRVTPELCAILEKHRVQMVNIHINHPKEITPLLRERVKLIQKAGIMMGLQTVCLKGVNDDVDVLRELFMQAIEMGVRPYYVYSTDMVEGAHHFIVPYHRMLELYEGIRGWISGPAVPTFVVDGLGGLGKLPIIPTYVTEEIRRDGQGTTIKCRNYKGDTVEMPGLGLDFRVPSQSRA from the coding sequence ATGCTCAAGAAAGTCGTGATCTCCCCGCGCCAATTGCTGACCCGCGCCGAACTCGAAGCCTACGATCCGAGTTCCGAACCCTGGCAGAAGCAGTTCGCCCGCCGCTACTCCCACCACTCCCAGCTGAAGGACATCCTCGACAACATGGAGGATGTGAACGAGACCGTGTACGAGAAATTCGCCGTCTCGGTCACGCCCTACATGGCGCAGCTGATGGATCCGCACGATCCGAACTGTCCGATCCGCCTGCAGTACCTGCCCTCGCGCCACGAGGAGCAGAAGGCCGGCTTCGACACGATGCTCGACGAACTGGGCGAGGAGGGCGACACCGTCCCCGGCACCAGCGTCGTCCATCGCTATCCGCGCCGCGTGCTCTTCCTCGTGTCGAACACCTGCTCGACGCTGTGCCGCTTCTGCACCCGCAAACGCATGGTGTCGCAGCCGACCGGATCGGTGCACAAGGACGAGATCGAGCGCTCGATCGACTACATCGCGAGCAACAAGGACATCGACGACGTGCTGCTGTCCGGCGGCGATCCGCTGACCTTCGACGACGAGCGCCTCGACTACATCCTCGGTGCGATCCGCGAACGCGCCCCGCACGTGCGCTTCCTGCGCATCGGCTCGCGCATGGTCGTGCAGCTGCCGACCCGCGTGACGCCCGAGCTCTGCGCGATCCTCGAAAAGCATCGCGTGCAGATGGTGAACATCCACATCAACCATCCGAAGGAAATCACGCCGCTCTTGCGTGAGCGCGTGAAGCTGATCCAGAAGGCCGGCATCATGATGGGGCTGCAGACGGTCTGCCTGAAAGGCGTCAACGACGACGTCGACGTGCTGCGCGAGCTCTTCATGCAGGCGATCGAGATGGGCGTGCGGCCTTATTACGTCTACTCGACCGACATGGTCGAGGGCGCGCATCACTTCATCGTTCCCTACCATCGCATGCTCGAACTGTACGAGGGCATCCGGGGCTGGATCAGCGGCCCGGCCGTGCCGACCTTCGTCGTCGATGGCCTGGGCGGGCTGGGCAAGCTGCCGATCATTCCGACCTACGTGACCGAGGAAATCCGGCGCGACGGCCAAGGCACGACGATCAAGTGCCGCAACTACAAGGGCGATACCGTCGAGATGCCGGGCCTCGGCCTCGACTTCCGCGTCCCGTCGCAAAGCCGCGCATAA
- a CDS encoding zinc-binding dehydrogenase: protein MKHGSPYGTHRVVEPQGVLPQGAWKIDNAMALRDNEILIDVAALNIDAASFTQIKTEAEGDLGRIAAIVRDIVGQRGKMHNPVTGSGGMLIGRIKEIGPKLAGKIDLKVGDRIATLVSLSLTPLRIDTIRQIHVDKDQIEIDGQAILFETGLYAKLPDDIPEKVALAILDVAGAPAQTARLVRPGDTVVVVGGAGKSGTLCVYEAKKRAGPTGCVIGVSPFEKDCRRMSELGWVDHALRADATDAVAMMEAVSELTGGRMADVVINCVNIPNTEMGSILAARDGGKIYFFSMATSFTAAALGAEGVGKDVEMIVGNGYAKGHAVLALELLRESSTLRRLFETLYV from the coding sequence ATGAAGCACGGTTCCCCCTATGGCACGCATCGCGTCGTCGAGCCGCAAGGTGTGCTGCCGCAAGGCGCGTGGAAGATCGACAACGCGATGGCGCTTCGCGACAACGAGATCCTGATCGACGTCGCAGCGCTCAACATCGACGCCGCGAGCTTCACGCAGATCAAGACAGAGGCCGAAGGCGACCTCGGCCGCATCGCAGCGATCGTGCGCGACATCGTCGGGCAGCGCGGCAAGATGCACAACCCGGTGACGGGCTCGGGCGGCATGCTGATCGGGCGCATCAAAGAGATCGGGCCGAAGCTCGCGGGCAAGATCGACCTGAAGGTTGGCGACCGCATCGCGACGCTCGTGTCGCTGTCGCTCACGCCGCTCCGAATCGACACGATCCGCCAGATCCACGTCGACAAGGACCAGATCGAAATCGACGGTCAGGCGATCCTGTTCGAGACGGGCCTCTACGCGAAGCTGCCCGACGACATCCCGGAGAAGGTCGCGCTCGCGATCCTCGACGTGGCCGGTGCGCCTGCACAGACCGCGCGCCTCGTGCGTCCGGGCGACACGGTCGTGGTCGTCGGCGGGGCCGGCAAGTCCGGCACCTTGTGCGTCTATGAAGCGAAGAAGCGTGCGGGTCCGACCGGCTGCGTGATCGGCGTGTCGCCCTTCGAGAAGGATTGCCGCCGCATGAGCGAGCTCGGCTGGGTCGATCATGCGCTGCGGGCGGATGCGACCGATGCGGTGGCGATGATGGAGGCCGTGTCCGAACTCACCGGCGGGCGCATGGCCGACGTCGTGATCAACTGCGTGAACATCCCGAACACCGAGATGGGCAGCATCCTCGCGGCGCGCGACGGCGGGAAGATCTACTTCTTTTCGATGGCGACGAGCTTCACCGCCGCCGCGCTGGGCGCCGAAGGCGTCGGCAAGGATGTCGAGATGATCGTCGGCAACGGCTACGCGAAGGGCCATGCGGTGCTCGCGCTCGAGTTGCTGCGCGAATCGTCCACGCTGCGGCGGCTTTTCGAGACGCTCTATGTCTGA
- a CDS encoding lysine 5,6-aminomutase subunit alpha: MTRLNLDQGQIDRARESARRIAHRVFDDMSQFTTTTVERATLRLMGVDGVDDNQIPLPNRLVSHLQELGLLQHGAASVVAGAMAEHGLTAQQIAEAVVAGQLVLGRPKSDKAARQSAEAIAAKMCDHIASQRTVRAQQIDKVGEARTPWLYLIVATGNIYEDIVQARAAAEQGADIVAVIRSTGQSLLDYVPYGATTEGFGGTYATQENFRLMRAALDEVGTKIGRYIRLTNYCSGLCMPEIAAMGAMERLDMMLNDSMYGIIFRDINMKRTFIDQFFSRMVNAYAGIIINTGEDNYLTTADAFDAAHTVLASQLINEQFAYISGLKPDQMGLGHAFEINPDLENGFLWEVAHAQLVRQVFPEACLKYMPPTKHMTGNIFRGHIQDALFNVVSTLTGQNIHLLGMMTEAIHTPFIQDRFLAIQNAKYVFGTMRDLHDEVEFRAGGRIESRAQQVLAETVGILAEIEKIGLPAAIGRGTFADISRTMDGGKGLDGVIAKSADYYNPFPDLMLAGVN, translated from the coding sequence ATGACCCGACTCAATCTCGACCAGGGCCAGATCGACCGCGCGCGCGAGTCGGCGCGCCGCATCGCGCACCGCGTGTTCGACGACATGAGCCAATTCACGACGACCACCGTCGAGCGCGCGACGCTGCGCCTGATGGGCGTCGACGGCGTGGACGACAATCAGATCCCGCTGCCGAACCGCCTCGTCAGCCATCTGCAGGAGCTGGGGCTGCTGCAACACGGCGCCGCGAGTGTCGTGGCAGGCGCGATGGCCGAGCACGGCCTCACCGCGCAGCAGATCGCCGAAGCCGTCGTCGCCGGCCAACTCGTGCTCGGCCGTCCGAAGAGCGACAAGGCCGCGCGCCAGTCCGCCGAAGCGATCGCCGCGAAGATGTGCGATCACATCGCCTCCCAGCGTACGGTCCGCGCGCAGCAGATCGACAAGGTCGGCGAAGCGCGCACCCCATGGCTCTACCTGATCGTCGCGACCGGCAACATCTATGAAGACATCGTCCAGGCGCGCGCCGCCGCGGAGCAGGGCGCCGACATCGTCGCGGTGATCCGCTCGACCGGCCAGAGCCTGCTCGACTACGTGCCCTACGGCGCGACGACCGAAGGTTTCGGCGGCACGTACGCGACGCAGGAGAATTTCCGCCTGATGCGCGCCGCGCTCGACGAGGTCGGCACGAAGATCGGTCGCTACATCCGCCTGACGAACTACTGCTCGGGCTTGTGCATGCCCGAGATCGCGGCGATGGGGGCGATGGAGCGTCTCGACATGATGCTCAACGACTCGATGTACGGAATCATCTTCCGCGACATCAACATGAAGCGCACCTTCATCGACCAGTTCTTCTCGCGCATGGTCAACGCCTACGCCGGCATCATCATCAACACCGGCGAGGACAACTACCTGACGACCGCCGACGCGTTCGACGCCGCGCACACGGTGCTCGCGTCGCAGCTCATCAACGAGCAGTTCGCCTACATCTCGGGTTTGAAGCCCGACCAGATGGGCCTCGGCCACGCCTTCGAGATCAACCCGGATCTCGAAAACGGCTTCCTGTGGGAAGTCGCCCACGCCCAACTCGTGCGCCAGGTCTTCCCGGAAGCCTGCCTGAAGTACATGCCGCCGACGAAGCACATGACCGGCAACATCTTCCGCGGCCACATCCAGGACGCGCTGTTCAACGTCGTCAGCACCCTCACGGGGCAGAACATCCACCTGCTCGGGATGATGACCGAGGCGATCCATACGCCCTTCATCCAGGACCGCTTTCTCGCGATCCAGAACGCGAAATACGTCTTCGGCACGATGCGCGACCTGCACGACGAGGTCGAATTCAGGGCCGGCGGCCGGATCGAATCGCGCGCGCAGCAGGTGCTCGCCGAGACCGTCGGGATCCTCGCCGAGATCGAGAAGATCGGCCTGCCCGCGGCGATCGGCCGCGGCACCTTCGCCGATATCTCGCGCACGATGGACGGCGGCAAGGGCCTCGACGGCGTGATCGCGAAGTCCGCCGACTACTACAACCCTTTCCCGGATCTGATGCTGGCGGGAGTGAACTGA
- a CDS encoding OAM dimerization domain-containing protein yields the protein MTQQITENWVKPYGDTMNDGRVQLSFTLPVALDENAKEAARQLALEMGFDEPAVVHAEDMGQGFSFYVLYGQCKHRVDLSRIKVAKPEFETLDKDAINALIAEKMGRKMVFLGACIETDAHTVGIDAIMNMKGYNGHKGLESYHEVRAINMGAQVDSEELVARAIEEQADVILVSQVVTQKNIHLDNLTRLSDLLEAEGIRDRVILVVGGPRISHELAKELGYDAGFGTKSYAEDVASFAIHEWIKRHAA from the coding sequence ATGACACAGCAGATCACCGAAAACTGGGTGAAGCCCTACGGCGACACGATGAACGACGGCCGCGTACAGCTCTCCTTCACGTTGCCGGTCGCGCTCGACGAGAACGCGAAGGAAGCCGCGCGCCAGCTTGCGCTGGAGATGGGCTTCGACGAGCCGGCCGTCGTGCACGCCGAAGACATGGGGCAGGGCTTCTCGTTCTACGTGCTATACGGCCAGTGCAAACACCGGGTCGACCTCTCACGCATCAAGGTCGCGAAGCCCGAGTTCGAGACCCTCGACAAGGACGCGATCAACGCGCTGATCGCCGAGAAGATGGGCCGCAAGATGGTCTTCCTCGGCGCCTGCATCGAGACCGACGCCCACACCGTCGGCATCGACGCGATCATGAACATGAAGGGCTACAACGGCCACAAGGGGCTGGAGAGCTACCACGAGGTGCGCGCGATCAACATGGGCGCGCAAGTCGATTCCGAGGAACTCGTCGCGCGCGCGATCGAGGAGCAGGCCGACGTGATCCTCGTTTCGCAGGTCGTCACGCAGAAGAACATCCACCTCGACAACCTCACGCGCCTCTCCGACTTGCTTGAAGCCGAGGGCATCCGCGACCGCGTGATCCTCGTCGTCGGCGGCCCGCGCATCTCGCATGAACTCGCCAAGGAACTCGGCTACGACGCCGGTTTCGGCACCAAGTCCTACGCCGAGGACGTCGCGTCCTTCGCGATCCACGAATGGATCAAGCGCCACGCTGCCTAA
- a CDS encoding hotdog domain-containing protein, producing the protein MNEITSMIRLRISAHDAHYAGNLVDGAKMLQLFGDVATELLIRSDGDEGLFVAYDSVEFLAPVRAGDFIEATGRIVSMGKTSRKMTFEARKVIVPAGIKGQPSACDVLPEPVVVCRASGTCVVPAECQRNIR; encoded by the coding sequence ATGAACGAAATCACCAGCATGATCCGTCTGCGCATCAGCGCTCACGACGCTCACTACGCCGGCAACCTCGTCGACGGTGCCAAGATGCTGCAACTCTTCGGCGATGTTGCCACCGAACTGCTGATCCGCAGCGACGGCGACGAGGGCCTCTTCGTCGCCTACGACAGCGTCGAGTTCCTTGCGCCGGTGCGTGCGGGCGACTTCATCGAAGCCACCGGGCGCATCGTCTCCATGGGAAAGACCTCACGTAAGATGACGTTCGAAGCGCGCAAGGTCATCGTCCCGGCCGGGATCAAAGGCCAGCCTTCGGCCTGTGACGTGCTGCCCGAACCCGTCGTCGTCTGTCGCGCGTCCGGCACCTGCGTGGTGCCGGCAGAGTGCCAGCGCAACATCCGCTGA
- a CDS encoding 3-keto-5-aminohexanoate cleavage protein, translating to MEELIITAALTGAEVTRAQQPALPVTPDEIARAAEECAAAGASIVHVHARLPDGTPTQDKAIYAEIIDKIRSRCDLIVQVSTGGAVGMTAAERLAPVELRPEMATLSMGSVNFGDDVFLNPPAEMEHFLHTMKELRVKPEFEIFDAGMLHSLQRWLKKGVVEGPVHVDFVLGVPGAMAGTPESLMFLRSQLPPGATWTVAGIGAAQLPLGAMAIALGGHVRVGFEDNVWYRKGELATSNAQLVARIARIAREMERPVATPDEAREILGISR from the coding sequence ATGGAAGAACTGATCATCACCGCGGCGCTGACCGGCGCCGAAGTCACCCGAGCGCAGCAGCCCGCGCTGCCCGTGACGCCCGACGAGATTGCGCGCGCGGCCGAGGAGTGCGCGGCGGCGGGTGCATCGATCGTCCACGTCCATGCGCGCTTGCCCGACGGCACGCCGACGCAGGACAAGGCGATCTACGCCGAGATCATCGACAAGATCCGCTCGCGCTGCGACCTCATCGTGCAGGTGTCGACCGGCGGCGCGGTCGGCATGACGGCCGCCGAGCGCCTCGCGCCGGTCGAGCTGCGCCCCGAAATGGCGACGCTGTCGATGGGGTCGGTGAATTTCGGCGACGACGTGTTCCTCAACCCTCCGGCCGAGATGGAGCACTTCCTCCATACGATGAAGGAACTGCGTGTAAAGCCGGAGTTCGAGATCTTCGACGCCGGCATGCTGCACTCCTTGCAGCGCTGGCTGAAGAAGGGCGTGGTCGAGGGCCCGGTGCATGTCGACTTCGTGCTCGGCGTGCCGGGCGCGATGGCCGGCACGCCCGAGTCGCTGATGTTCCTGCGCTCGCAGCTGCCGCCCGGCGCGACCTGGACTGTCGCTGGCATCGGCGCTGCACAACTGCCGCTCGGCGCGATGGCGATTGCGCTCGGCGGGCATGTGCGCGTCGGTTTCGAGGACAACGTCTGGTATCGCAAGGGCGAACTCGCCACCAGCAACGCCCAGCTCGTCGCGCGCATCGCGCGGATTGCCCGCGAGATGGAGCGGCCGGTCGCGACGCCGGACGAGGCTAGGGAGATCCTCGGCATCTCTCGCTGA
- a CDS encoding PAS domain S-box protein — protein MEDKAQDTLALEGRILEQMAEALIYSDRDGIIRRWNRAAETMFGHPASDALGQSLDLIIPENLRAAHWRGFDAAMKSGATRLHGRPTLTRALHRSGSRLYVEMSFALVTDETGKAIGSVAVARDVTDRVEREKAARGAMNP, from the coding sequence ATGGAAGACAAGGCACAGGACACCCTCGCGCTGGAGGGCCGCATCCTCGAACAGATGGCTGAGGCGCTGATCTATTCCGACCGCGACGGCATCATCCGGCGATGGAACCGGGCGGCTGAGACGATGTTCGGTCACCCCGCGTCTGACGCGCTCGGTCAGTCGCTGGACCTGATCATCCCCGAGAACCTGCGGGCGGCGCATTGGCGCGGCTTCGACGCCGCCATGAAGAGCGGCGCGACCCGCCTGCACGGCCGGCCGACATTGACCCGCGCACTGCACCGCTCGGGAAGCCGTCTCTACGTCGAAATGAGCTTCGCACTGGTGACCGACGAGACCGGCAAGGCCATCGGCTCGGTCGCCGTCGCGCGGGACGTCACCGATCGGGTGGAGCGCGAGAAGGCCGCGCGCGGGGCGATGAATCCGTGA
- the hmpA gene encoding NO-inducible flavohemoprotein, giving the protein MASKRTIELVQATVPALQAHGLALTTHFYTRMFTHEPELKNIFNLGNQAGGQQQQALAQAVLAYAQNIENPAALAPVASRIAHKHASIGIRAEHYPIVGRHLLASIREVLGAAATDEIVDAWAEAYGDLADVLIAAEAELYRASAAAPGGWNGWREFVVERKERESQLITSFYLRPADGGPLPPFVPGQFVSLVLPIPELGHEQIRQYSLSEAPNTAYFRISVKREGQDPQGAVSNRLHDAVNVGDRIRLSPPYGDFYLDETRDSPVVLVSGGVGLTPMISMLNALAQTGRRAIFVHGARNGRVHALKGHVEQLAAEHAHVEHVVFYDAPEVEDVAGRDYHFEGVVDLERVRDRVELADADYYLCGPLPFMLKQRDTLLSWGVPTGRIHYEVFGPDQIVSA; this is encoded by the coding sequence ATGGCTTCAAAACGCACGATCGAACTCGTCCAGGCAACCGTCCCCGCACTGCAGGCTCACGGCCTGGCGCTGACGACGCATTTCTATACCCGGATGTTCACCCACGAGCCCGAGCTGAAGAACATCTTCAACCTGGGCAACCAGGCTGGTGGCCAGCAGCAACAGGCGCTCGCGCAGGCCGTGCTCGCGTACGCGCAGAACATCGAGAACCCCGCCGCGCTCGCGCCGGTCGCATCGCGCATCGCGCATAAGCACGCGAGCATTGGGATCCGCGCCGAGCACTACCCGATCGTCGGCCGCCACCTGCTCGCGTCGATCCGCGAAGTCCTCGGCGCCGCGGCGACCGACGAGATCGTCGACGCGTGGGCAGAGGCGTACGGCGACCTCGCCGACGTGCTGATCGCGGCCGAGGCGGAACTCTACCGCGCGTCGGCGGCGGCCCCGGGCGGCTGGAACGGCTGGCGCGAGTTCGTCGTCGAGCGCAAGGAGCGCGAGAGCCAGCTCATTACGTCCTTCTACCTGCGCCCGGCCGACGGCGGTCCCTTGCCGCCTTTCGTCCCGGGCCAGTTCGTGAGCCTCGTGCTCCCCATCCCCGAACTCGGCCATGAGCAGATCCGCCAGTACAGCCTGTCGGAAGCGCCCAACACGGCTTACTTCCGCATCTCGGTCAAGCGCGAGGGGCAGGATCCGCAGGGCGCGGTGTCGAACCGCCTGCACGATGCCGTGAATGTCGGTGATCGCATCCGCCTGTCGCCGCCTTACGGCGACTTCTACCTCGACGAGACGCGCGACTCGCCGGTCGTGCTGGTGAGCGGCGGCGTTGGCCTGACGCCGATGATCAGCATGCTGAACGCCCTTGCGCAGACCGGGCGGCGCGCGATCTTCGTGCATGGCGCGCGCAACGGCCGCGTCCACGCGCTCAAAGGCCACGTCGAGCAGCTCGCGGCCGAACATGCGCACGTCGAGCACGTCGTCTTCTACGATGCGCCGGAGGTGGAGGACGTCGCCGGGCGTGACTACCACTTCGAAGGCGTCGTCGATCTCGAACGCGTGCGCGACCGCGTCGAACTGGCCGATGCCGACTACTACCTGTGCGGCCCGCTGCCCTTCATGCTGAAGCAGCGCGACACGCTACTCTCGTGGGGTGTTCCGACGGGGCGGATTCACTACGAAGTGTTCGGGCCGGACCAGATCGTCAGCGCCTGA
- a CDS encoding HD family hydrolase: protein MNLPDLERQLAFLKEIDRLKSIVRLTPLIDRSRRENSAEHSWHLAMYALVLAEHAAGTVDVLRVVKMLLIHDIVEIDAGDVPFHVPATHAGQAERERLAAERLFGLLPGAQAAEFRELWFEFEAAESDDAKFAKALDRFQPMLHNAATEGGTWVECEVTLDQVKSRCRPPIERGSPALWAVAEQLAADHFREDSREG from the coding sequence GTGAATCTGCCCGACCTGGAACGGCAACTGGCGTTCCTGAAGGAAATCGATCGACTCAAGAGCATCGTCCGCCTGACGCCGCTGATCGACCGTTCGCGCCGCGAGAACAGCGCCGAGCATTCCTGGCACCTCGCGATGTATGCGCTGGTGCTCGCCGAGCACGCGGCTGGGACCGTCGACGTGCTGCGCGTCGTCAAGATGCTGCTGATCCACGACATTGTCGAGATCGACGCCGGCGACGTGCCCTTCCACGTGCCGGCGACGCATGCGGGCCAGGCCGAGCGCGAACGGCTCGCCGCCGAACGCCTCTTCGGACTGCTTCCCGGCGCGCAGGCGGCCGAGTTCCGCGAGCTGTGGTTCGAGTTCGAGGCCGCCGAATCCGATGACGCGAAGTTCGCCAAGGCGCTCGACCGCTTCCAGCCGATGCTGCACAACGCCGCCACCGAGGGCGGCACCTGGGTCGAATGCGAGGTGACGCTCGATCAGGTCAAGTCGCGCTGCCGACCGCCGATCGAGCGCGGTTCGCCGGCCCTGTGGGCCGTCGCCGAGCAGCTTGCCGCAGATCACTTCCGCGAGGATTCGCGGGAAGGTTGA
- a CDS encoding bile acid:sodium symporter family protein: MKLGPVQIDGFLAAMLSAVALALLAPGIGRSEGPLHLGTVTGLGIALVFLLHGANLAPERLVAGMRNWRLHLFVQTCTFVLFPVIGTVLAFVLDGHVAPALLTGVYFLCVLPSTISSSVAFTAMAGGNVGAAVFNATLSNFIGIIVTPLLVSQWMHATGASMPIGQAILGVAVQLLLPFIAGQFLRPHLHAWLVHHKSAVNRVDRGVIVLIVYSSFCDSAAAGLWSGQGWITVLQALGLCIAILAGVLSLTRVAARRFGFTLDDEVVAVFCGSKKSVASGIPMARLLFGSRPELGLIVLPAMLYHQVQLLVCANLARRYARATQAGASH, encoded by the coding sequence ATGAAGCTCGGCCCCGTGCAGATCGACGGTTTCCTTGCGGCAATGCTGAGCGCCGTCGCGCTCGCGCTGCTCGCCCCGGGCATCGGGCGCTCCGAAGGTCCGCTGCATCTCGGGACCGTCACGGGCCTCGGCATCGCGCTGGTCTTCCTGCTCCACGGCGCCAACCTCGCGCCCGAGCGCCTCGTCGCCGGCATGCGCAACTGGCGCCTGCACCTCTTCGTGCAGACCTGCACCTTCGTACTCTTCCCGGTGATCGGCACCGTCCTCGCCTTCGTGCTGGACGGCCATGTCGCACCCGCGCTGCTCACCGGCGTGTATTTCCTGTGCGTGCTGCCCTCGACGATCTCGTCCTCGGTCGCCTTCACGGCGATGGCGGGCGGCAACGTCGGCGCGGCGGTGTTCAACGCGACGCTCTCGAATTTCATCGGCATCATCGTGACGCCGCTGCTGGTGAGCCAGTGGATGCATGCGACGGGCGCCTCGATGCCGATCGGACAGGCGATCCTCGGCGTTGCGGTGCAACTGCTGCTGCCCTTCATCGCCGGCCAGTTCCTGCGCCCCCACCTGCATGCCTGGCTCGTGCATCACAAGTCGGCGGTCAATCGCGTCGATCGCGGCGTGATTGTATTGATCGTCTACAGCTCGTTCTGCGACTCGGCGGCCGCAGGACTATGGTCGGGTCAAGGCTGGATAACGGTGCTGCAGGCTTTGGGCTTATGTATCGCGATCCTCGCGGGCGTGCTGTCGCTGACCCGCGTCGCCGCCCGCCGCTTCGGCTTCACGCTCGACGACGAAGTGGTCGCGGTGTTCTGCGGCTCGAAGAAGAGCGTCGCGAGCGGCATCCCGATGGCGCGGCTGCTGTTCGGATCGCGGCCCGAGCTCGGCCTGATCGTGCTGCCGGCGATGCTGTACCACCAGGTGCAGCTTCTCGTGTGCGCGAATCTGGCGCGCCGTTATGCCCGCGCCACACAGGCGGGTGCTTCGCACTGA